A single window of Rubripirellula lacrimiformis DNA harbors:
- a CDS encoding VWA domain-containing protein: protein MPWILRAVLPPRHRKQVSVQVPFGERLAEAIATSGSPDGASRSTGWGILPGTLWVLVLVSLARPQWIEPPISKTLPTRDMLLLVDLSGSMQQQDFTDNTGKKVDRLTAVKQVLGEFLVKREGDRVGLVVFGDAAYLQAPFSTDLQLCRQLLDECEVGMAGPRTAIGDAIGLGVNLFDSSDAPAKTIIALTDGNDTKSKAPPIEAARVAAQRDIHIHTIAIGDATTVGEDKLDEQTLRDVASAAGGSYFFAADRSNLIKIYDQLDEIETRQIKTISLRPRKDIYYLPLSLALALSLISKLIATCRRPKPMPPGRSSATVYVDPVTGKLGVDS, encoded by the coding sequence TTGCCGTGGATACTGCGCGCGGTGTTGCCGCCGCGGCATCGCAAACAGGTTTCCGTTCAGGTCCCATTCGGTGAAAGATTAGCCGAAGCGATCGCCACCAGCGGAAGCCCCGACGGCGCGTCCCGGTCCACCGGATGGGGAATCCTACCTGGAACGTTGTGGGTTTTGGTTCTGGTGTCGCTCGCGCGGCCGCAATGGATCGAACCACCCATCTCCAAAACTTTACCAACGCGTGACATGCTGCTATTGGTCGATTTATCGGGATCGATGCAGCAACAGGACTTTACCGACAACACGGGGAAAAAGGTCGATCGATTGACGGCCGTCAAACAGGTGCTCGGGGAATTCTTGGTGAAGCGTGAAGGCGACCGCGTCGGGCTGGTCGTGTTCGGAGACGCCGCCTATCTGCAGGCACCCTTTTCGACTGACTTGCAACTCTGTCGCCAATTGCTGGACGAATGCGAGGTCGGCATGGCGGGACCACGCACAGCGATCGGCGATGCCATCGGACTGGGCGTCAACTTATTCGATAGCAGCGACGCGCCGGCCAAGACCATCATCGCACTGACCGATGGCAACGACACGAAAAGCAAAGCCCCACCGATCGAAGCGGCTCGCGTCGCCGCCCAACGCGATATCCACATCCATACCATTGCGATCGGGGATGCGACCACGGTTGGCGAAGACAAACTAGACGAACAAACGCTACGCGACGTCGCCAGCGCGGCAGGTGGATCCTACTTTTTTGCCGCCGACCGTTCGAACCTGATCAAAATCTACGACCAGCTAGACGAGATCGAAACTCGTCAAATCAAAACGATCAGCCTCCGCCCTCGCAAAGACATCTACTACTTGCCGTTATCGCTGGCACTGGCTCTTTCGTTGATTAGCAAACTGATTGCAACCTGCCGGCGACCGAAACCGATGCCACCGGGTCGCAGCAGCGCCACCGTCTACGTCGATCCGGTCACCGGAAAATTGGGGGTGGATTCGTGA
- a CDS encoding CNNM domain-containing protein has product MILACLLFLIGLLLSAFFSGSETGLYRVSRTRLVLDGLSGSRAAQGIIWLLNHPAMFVATTLVGNNLANYLTSLAIVMGVASMFGAGSNAELIGPMLMTPIVFVFGELLPKYLFYHAPYRLITATRPLLLGTAVLFSPVSILLGLLGRALQSITGQTPFRLRLAMARGELDQILRDGHEAGILAAGQRSLAQRLFEVGNQNAVSFGVPVDRLAIVPAPVDVVEARYQARRRNHPIVLVKHSTRIIGFLWYADLCVRQPQLDLGPVIRGKVSDRHLKILLRLYDAGSDVAVLYDDQNEVRAVVTRRQLLQPLIK; this is encoded by the coding sequence GTGATCTTGGCTTGCCTGCTGTTTCTGATCGGTTTGCTGCTGAGCGCCTTTTTCAGCGGAAGTGAAACCGGGCTGTACCGCGTTTCGCGGACTCGGTTGGTGTTGGACGGACTAAGCGGATCGCGAGCCGCCCAGGGGATCATTTGGTTGTTGAACCATCCCGCCATGTTTGTGGCGACGACGTTGGTGGGCAACAACCTGGCAAACTACTTAACTTCGCTAGCGATCGTGATGGGCGTCGCATCGATGTTCGGTGCCGGTTCGAACGCTGAATTGATCGGGCCGATGTTGATGACCCCGATCGTGTTTGTGTTTGGTGAACTGTTGCCAAAGTATCTGTTCTATCACGCTCCCTATCGTCTGATCACCGCGACGCGTCCGTTGTTGCTGGGGACGGCGGTGTTGTTTTCGCCCGTGTCAATTTTGCTAGGGTTGTTGGGGCGAGCGCTGCAGTCGATCACGGGGCAGACACCCTTCCGTCTGCGTTTGGCGATGGCGCGTGGCGAGCTGGATCAAATCCTTCGCGACGGTCACGAGGCCGGGATTTTGGCCGCCGGTCAACGGTCATTGGCCCAGCGATTGTTCGAGGTGGGAAACCAGAATGCTGTTTCGTTTGGTGTCCCAGTCGATCGCTTGGCGATCGTGCCGGCACCGGTCGATGTGGTCGAGGCTCGCTATCAAGCCCGCCGGCGAAATCATCCCATCGTGCTGGTCAAACACAGTACCCGCATCATTGGATTCCTGTGGTATGCGGATCTATGCGTGCGACAGCCACAGCTTGATCTGGGGCCGGTGATCCGCGGCAAAGTCAGCGATCGCCATCTGAAGATATTGCTGCGTCTATACGATGCGGGCAGCGATGTGGCGGTGTTGTACGACGACCAGAACGAAGTGCGTGCGGTTGTCACGCGTCGGCAATTGCTGCAGCCGCTGATCAAATGA
- a CDS encoding vWA domain-containing protein, with amino-acid sequence MIDALSEFHFIRPLWLLMAPLAILLWWAWQRLSDPLRGWRQQIDGDLLEALIVRQHTSRDLTPYATLAGWILAVIAIAGPSWMLEPNPFAKDAQPIVIVLKADDSMQQSDLSSTALQRAQRKISDLAQARKADPLGLYAYAGSAHLVLPPTHDTAVVAQMAAEISPQVMPVAGDRLDLAIAAAGDLLQQQSSGGSILVVADTVQIDPKQVTAAYRKVGSPPIQFLALGLEESPETKLIAAVAKAVGGTVQPWTVDDTDIQQMIEFTQTWGAAGIAGESVRWQESGYWLTPLIAAIVAISFRRKVTTTDESNVPAGSAP; translated from the coding sequence GTGATCGATGCTCTCAGCGAATTCCATTTCATCCGCCCACTGTGGCTGCTGATGGCTCCGCTTGCGATTCTGTTGTGGTGGGCTTGGCAGCGACTCTCTGATCCGCTGCGGGGGTGGCGCCAGCAGATCGACGGCGACCTACTGGAAGCCCTAATCGTCCGCCAACATACCAGCCGCGACCTAACACCCTACGCGACCCTGGCTGGCTGGATCCTAGCGGTGATTGCGATCGCAGGCCCCAGTTGGATGCTAGAACCCAACCCGTTTGCGAAAGATGCCCAGCCGATTGTCATTGTCTTGAAGGCAGATGACAGCATGCAACAATCCGACCTGTCATCCACCGCGCTGCAACGAGCACAGCGAAAGATCAGCGATTTGGCTCAGGCCCGAAAGGCTGATCCGCTGGGGCTGTACGCGTACGCCGGTTCGGCTCACTTGGTTTTGCCGCCCACCCATGACACCGCGGTGGTCGCACAGATGGCCGCCGAAATCAGCCCTCAGGTGATGCCCGTCGCTGGCGACCGACTGGACCTGGCCATTGCCGCAGCCGGCGATTTGTTGCAACAGCAATCATCCGGCGGGTCCATCCTGGTCGTCGCCGACACGGTGCAAATCGATCCGAAACAGGTCACCGCGGCTTATCGAAAAGTCGGATCCCCGCCGATCCAGTTTCTTGCACTGGGCTTGGAAGAATCGCCCGAAACGAAATTGATCGCTGCGGTCGCCAAAGCCGTTGGCGGTACCGTCCAACCGTGGACGGTCGACGACACCGACATCCAACAGATGATTGAATTCACACAGACCTGGGGGGCCGCAGGGATCGCCGGCGAAAGCGTCCGTTGGCAAGAATCCGGTTATTGGCTGACACCGTTGATCGCCGCAATCGTGGCGATTTCATTTCGGCGAAAAGTGACGACAACCGACGAATCGAATGTACCGGCCGGGAGTGCTCCATGA
- a CDS encoding tetratricopeptide repeat protein, which produces MIRISMMIIALTWVGLWSTPNQQGERLMRAEKFAEAAKVFDDPMRQGVAWYRAGEFDKATQAFARSSSPDSLYNLGNSWLMLGKYDKAIASYQHALKLRPDWQEAIDNRDLAEARSKLIDGKGGDMGEQTLGADKIVFDKDKSKQGQDTNVNGDQASTDASVQAVWLRQVQTNPADFLRSKFAYQQAQKGEGADQ; this is translated from the coding sequence ATGATCCGAATTAGCATGATGATCATTGCGTTGACGTGGGTTGGTTTATGGTCGACACCCAACCAACAAGGCGAGCGATTGATGCGAGCGGAAAAATTTGCCGAGGCCGCCAAGGTCTTTGACGATCCGATGCGTCAGGGAGTTGCCTGGTATCGTGCCGGCGAATTCGACAAGGCGACCCAGGCGTTCGCGAGAAGTTCGTCACCCGATTCGCTATACAACCTCGGCAATTCCTGGCTGATGCTGGGCAAATACGACAAAGCGATCGCAAGCTACCAACATGCGCTGAAACTTCGGCCGGATTGGCAGGAGGCAATCGACAATCGCGACCTCGCCGAAGCACGATCTAAACTGATCGACGGCAAAGGTGGTGACATGGGTGAACAAACCCTGGGAGCTGACAAGATCGTCTTTGACAAAGACAAATCCAAGCAGGGCCAGGACACCAATGTGAATGGCGACCAAGCCAGCACGGATGCATCGGTGCAAGCGGTCTGGTTGCGTCAGGTCCAAACCAATCCCGCCGATTTCCTGCGATCCAAATTTGCGTATCAGCAAGCTCAAAAAGGCGAGGGTGCTGACCAGTGA
- a CDS encoding CNNM domain-containing protein has product MNAIVTVWPWLAAMAVLILFSALFSGSEAALFSLTPRNRKSLNRTGIGGRIAAALLEDPERLLSAVLFWNLLINMTYFAIAAIVGGKLEHDPEGGNSVAIAFTIAALMTIIFFSEMLPKSLAVLAPLRISTWIAPPLLLAVRIVSPALPLVAVTNQAASRLIWPSFQPEPEIDLTDIERAIELGTDDAALLQRERMALRGLVEIAETRVNELMRPRSRLWLCNDLHDRNAIVDGPFRSSYLMVMDEAQEMIVQAVGVRMLRPSHMDDLASVAEPVIYVPWSAYVSQVLDQLNEEDRSVAVVVNEFGELVGAVSIDEIMHRVLAPSHDEDFLGEASIQEIETGRFRVWGSVSVRSLAKRLNIDVDGEGVTTVAGFIGRFNERLPRLGDNAPMGAFHLTVIEQEDEGVWIEALAHDYPGNREVTS; this is encoded by the coding sequence TTGAACGCGATCGTTACGGTTTGGCCTTGGCTAGCCGCCATGGCGGTCTTGATTCTATTTAGCGCTCTGTTCAGTGGCAGCGAAGCGGCCCTGTTCTCGTTGACGCCACGCAATCGCAAAAGTTTGAACCGTACCGGCATTGGTGGCCGAATTGCCGCCGCTTTGTTGGAGGATCCCGAACGCTTGCTTTCTGCGGTGTTGTTCTGGAACCTGTTGATCAACATGACCTACTTTGCGATCGCAGCGATCGTCGGTGGCAAGTTGGAACACGATCCCGAGGGTGGCAATTCGGTCGCGATCGCGTTCACGATCGCCGCCTTGATGACGATCATCTTTTTCAGCGAAATGCTGCCGAAGAGCTTGGCCGTGCTGGCTCCGCTTCGCATTTCAACCTGGATAGCGCCGCCGCTGTTGTTGGCTGTCCGAATCGTCAGCCCTGCCCTGCCCTTGGTCGCGGTCACCAACCAAGCCGCGAGTCGATTGATCTGGCCATCGTTCCAACCCGAGCCAGAGATCGACTTGACGGACATCGAACGAGCGATCGAATTGGGCACCGACGATGCGGCGCTCCTGCAACGCGAACGGATGGCTTTGCGAGGGTTGGTCGAAATCGCCGAAACCCGAGTGAACGAACTGATGCGTCCGCGTAGTCGTTTGTGGCTGTGCAATGATCTGCATGACCGCAACGCGATTGTCGACGGACCGTTCCGCAGCAGTTACCTGATGGTGATGGATGAAGCTCAGGAGATGATCGTTCAGGCGGTCGGTGTTCGCATGCTGCGGCCCAGTCATATGGACGATTTGGCGAGTGTCGCTGAACCGGTGATCTATGTTCCCTGGTCGGCTTACGTGTCCCAAGTGTTGGACCAGTTGAACGAAGAAGACCGCAGTGTGGCGGTGGTGGTCAATGAGTTTGGCGAATTGGTGGGGGCGGTTTCCATTGACGAAATCATGCACCGCGTTCTAGCCCCATCCCATGATGAAGATTTTTTGGGCGAAGCGTCGATCCAAGAAATTGAGACCGGTCGTTTTCGCGTTTGGGGGTCGGTCAGCGTTCGCTCGCTGGCCAAACGTTTGAACATCGACGTCGACGGGGAAGGCGTCACCACGGTCGCGGGTTTCATCGGGCGATTCAATGAGCGATTGCCCAGATTGGGTGACAACGCACCGATGGGCGCATTCCATTTGACGGTGATCGAACAAGAAGACGAAGGTGTGTGGATCGAAGCGTTGGCGCACGACTATCCAGGAAATCGCGAGGTGACGTCGTGA
- a CDS encoding DUF58 domain-containing protein, translated as MAGRHTSRLRGRGLAFEELRQYHPGDDIRTMDWKATARLRKPHVRVYSGERERPVLMVVDQRTPMFFGSQRVMKSVAAAEVAALSAWRAQDGGDRVGGLVFNESGITEVRPQRGRSGVLRLLHQTVQLNHQLADVPITRVPITRVPITRVPTAGANQRSRTSQASAVLPSPDTARTSNTAPSPDTDQPPTKVGLNDVLEHVVRIAKHDHLVVVISDLDGADSQTQKLATNLSAHNDVLIIAVYDPLGYSLSGSPGMVASDRGRTWHIPESGGFPQHFEDTFQRRLDHWKTIFQSLRVPVLPLSTHLPAAEQIRNLLGHRPG; from the coding sequence TTGGCTGGGCGTCATACGTCCCGGCTGCGCGGCCGCGGCTTGGCGTTCGAGGAACTGCGGCAATACCATCCGGGTGACGACATCCGCACGATGGACTGGAAAGCGACCGCCCGACTGCGCAAGCCACACGTTCGTGTCTACAGCGGGGAACGCGAACGACCGGTGCTGATGGTTGTCGATCAAAGAACGCCGATGTTCTTCGGCAGCCAGCGTGTGATGAAGTCAGTAGCCGCCGCAGAGGTTGCCGCCCTCAGCGCGTGGCGTGCCCAAGACGGCGGCGACCGCGTCGGCGGATTGGTGTTCAACGAATCCGGTATCACCGAGGTCCGCCCCCAACGCGGACGAAGCGGTGTACTGAGATTGTTGCACCAGACCGTTCAACTGAATCATCAACTCGCCGATGTTCCAATCACCCGTGTTCCAATCACCCGTGTTCCAATCACCCGTGTTCCAACCGCCGGCGCCAACCAACGTTCCCGCACCAGCCAAGCATCCGCCGTCCTGCCGTCACCCGACACAGCCCGGACATCGAACACAGCCCCGTCACCAGACACCGATCAACCGCCGACCAAAGTGGGGCTCAACGACGTCCTGGAACACGTCGTCCGGATTGCCAAACACGACCACTTGGTCGTCGTGATCAGCGACCTGGATGGTGCGGATTCGCAGACTCAAAAATTGGCAACCAACCTGTCCGCTCACAACGACGTCCTGATCATCGCGGTCTACGATCCACTGGGATACTCACTGTCGGGTTCCCCTGGCATGGTTGCCAGCGACCGTGGGCGAACGTGGCACATCCCGGAATCGGGCGGATTCCCCCAACACTTCGAAGACACATTTCAACGCCGCTTGGACCACTGGAAAACGATCTTCCAATCGCTGCGTGTCCCAGTGCTGCCACTATCAACGCACCTGCCGGCCGCTGAACAAATACGTAACTTGCTAGGCCACCGGCCAGGGTAA
- a CDS encoding DUF4381 domain-containing protein, producing MDNATNLDRLHDIVVPPDASWWPPAPGWYLVFAVILVAVMAATYRSWVAWQANAYRRAAKQELESAQTIADISEILRRTALAIAPRRVVAELHDTSWSQWLAATSPAELTPSIREQLIGAIYRPTGQTEDIEPLRRYAADWIAHHRLPQPSGIADKEG from the coding sequence ATGGACAATGCCACCAACCTAGATCGGTTGCACGATATCGTTGTTCCGCCCGACGCCAGTTGGTGGCCTCCGGCACCCGGATGGTACTTGGTGTTTGCGGTCATCCTTGTCGCAGTGATGGCAGCCACCTACCGATCCTGGGTTGCGTGGCAGGCCAATGCGTATCGACGTGCTGCCAAGCAGGAACTGGAAAGTGCCCAAACGATAGCCGACATTTCCGAAATCCTGCGACGGACCGCGCTAGCGATCGCCCCACGCAGGGTGGTCGCAGAACTTCACGACACAAGTTGGTCGCAATGGCTGGCCGCCACGTCGCCTGCGGAGTTAACACCATCGATCCGCGAACAGCTGATCGGTGCTATCTATCGACCAACGGGCCAAACCGAGGACATCGAACCGCTTAGGCGGTACGCAGCGGACTGGATTGCGCACCACCGGTTGCCACAACCATCCGGCATCGCCGACAAGGAGGGATGA
- a CDS encoding BatD family protein — protein sequence MNTPRTQIHRIASRSRTILILTALTTGLVTGTPIGVATAADVDRVVVDAPETEAWVGQRIPFFVKLRGKGPFANSASFSIPRIPRALLIKIGSPVVSSEDIGDESWFVQTHQFALFAQADGKVSIPSFEVRFTNRDGFTGPEVDHVEQTPATEFNIKRPPGHDESVFLVTTAKMTVTESWDPQPNRSSADLPKPPPVHPGDVFHRTITQTADQISGMAFAPASKSASEGIRVYTDPPVVDDQTERGLFTGTRRDTITYMIQDSGTLSIPKMKFIWWNPTTEEFGSQTLPAVTLEVTPTTPVSNPDQPAQRTVHWSYGWIIAVGIAALAGWQFRRIESFLRAFWKRCNPPSRVTARNLVGACKRNDAAAAEVAWMAWQNTQPPHFRAPKDLANAVASLHQSIYGSANKAAYWKGDALRQAFRQQVDATAKSSADTHDTLPPLNPIDAQPVRRQRISV from the coding sequence GTGAATACGCCACGGACCCAAATTCACCGCATCGCATCGCGGTCACGGACCATCCTAATTTTGACCGCACTGACCACCGGACTTGTCACCGGAACCCCCATTGGGGTCGCTACTGCTGCGGACGTCGACCGAGTAGTCGTCGATGCACCGGAGACCGAAGCATGGGTCGGCCAACGGATCCCGTTTTTCGTCAAGCTGCGCGGCAAAGGCCCCTTTGCCAACTCGGCTAGTTTTTCGATCCCTCGCATCCCCCGCGCATTGCTGATCAAGATTGGATCGCCGGTGGTTTCATCCGAAGACATCGGAGATGAATCATGGTTCGTTCAAACCCATCAGTTCGCATTGTTCGCACAGGCCGATGGAAAGGTTTCAATCCCCAGCTTCGAAGTTCGATTCACCAATCGGGATGGGTTCACAGGTCCGGAAGTCGACCATGTCGAACAGACCCCCGCGACCGAGTTCAATATCAAACGACCACCCGGCCACGATGAATCCGTCTTCCTGGTAACGACCGCGAAAATGACGGTGACGGAATCTTGGGACCCCCAACCCAATCGATCTTCCGCCGATCTTCCGAAGCCGCCTCCGGTCCATCCAGGGGACGTCTTTCATCGGACCATCACGCAAACGGCCGACCAGATATCCGGGATGGCGTTCGCCCCCGCGTCGAAGAGTGCATCGGAGGGAATCCGTGTCTACACCGATCCGCCGGTGGTCGACGACCAGACCGAACGCGGCCTATTTACCGGAACCCGTCGAGACACGATCACGTACATGATCCAGGACAGCGGAACGCTTTCGATTCCAAAAATGAAATTCATATGGTGGAATCCCACCACCGAAGAATTTGGCTCGCAAACGCTGCCTGCGGTCACCCTTGAAGTCACCCCAACGACTCCGGTCTCAAACCCCGACCAACCTGCACAACGAACGGTTCACTGGTCGTATGGGTGGATCATCGCTGTAGGGATCGCCGCCTTGGCCGGTTGGCAATTCCGCCGCATTGAAAGTTTCCTGCGTGCGTTTTGGAAACGATGCAATCCACCGTCGCGAGTGACCGCCCGCAATCTGGTCGGCGCCTGCAAACGCAACGACGCTGCTGCGGCCGAGGTCGCCTGGATGGCGTGGCAAAACACACAGCCGCCCCATTTCCGTGCACCCAAGGATCTGGCGAACGCGGTCGCATCGCTGCACCAATCGATCTATGGATCTGCGAACAAAGCGGCGTACTGGAAGGGGGATGCGCTGCGTCAAGCCTTCCGCCAACAAGTTGACGCGACCGCCAAGTCATCGGCAGACACACACGACACACTGCCGCCGCTGAATCCGATCGATGCGCAGCCGGTCAGAAGACAACGAATATCCGTCTGA
- a CDS encoding AAA family ATPase has product MDLRESIRKISDAMNAAVIGQQDVVERILIALLADGHVLMEGLPGTAKTRSVKTLSNLVESDFGRIQFTPDLLPSDVTGSEIYREQNGTFEFQQGPIFGNLILADEINRAPAKVQAALLEAMEERQVTVASQTHKLPELFLVLATQNPIEQEGTYPLPEAQMDRFLLYVRVDYPAADHEAAILRLVRGEKSGQHSDAVAQTSQEVIFQARQEVHAIHVAEAAERYMVDLVLATRNPQQYEGNLPKWIRLGSSPRGTLALDAAARAHAWLAGQDFVSPDNIRAVAPACLAHRVHLTYEAEAAGVTRSDVIDELLQNVVPV; this is encoded by the coding sequence GATGAATGCCGCCGTCATTGGCCAGCAAGACGTCGTCGAGCGGATTCTGATTGCATTGTTGGCCGATGGTCACGTGTTGATGGAAGGGCTTCCCGGAACGGCGAAAACTCGCAGCGTGAAGACGTTGTCGAATTTGGTCGAAAGCGACTTCGGCCGGATCCAATTCACGCCCGACCTGTTGCCATCGGACGTGACGGGGTCCGAGATCTATCGCGAGCAAAACGGCACCTTCGAATTTCAGCAGGGCCCGATCTTCGGCAACTTGATTTTGGCCGATGAAATCAACCGGGCGCCGGCGAAGGTCCAGGCGGCTCTGCTAGAGGCGATGGAGGAACGTCAGGTGACCGTCGCGTCACAGACTCACAAGTTGCCCGAATTGTTCTTGGTGTTGGCCACACAGAACCCCATCGAGCAAGAGGGAACGTACCCGCTTCCCGAAGCCCAGATGGACCGATTCCTGCTGTATGTTCGCGTCGACTATCCGGCGGCCGATCACGAGGCTGCGATTCTGCGACTTGTCCGTGGCGAAAAATCAGGACAGCATTCCGACGCGGTCGCGCAAACGTCTCAGGAAGTGATTTTCCAAGCTCGCCAAGAAGTCCATGCGATCCATGTCGCCGAGGCGGCCGAACGGTACATGGTCGACCTGGTGCTGGCCACTCGAAATCCCCAGCAGTACGAAGGCAATTTGCCCAAGTGGATTCGACTGGGATCCAGCCCACGCGGCACATTGGCACTGGATGCCGCCGCGCGTGCCCACGCTTGGTTGGCTGGCCAGGACTTTGTTTCGCCTGACAACATCCGCGCCGTCGCCCCCGCCTGCTTGGCGCACCGGGTGCACCTCACCTACGAAGCGGAAGCCGCAGGCGTGACGCGGTCCGACGTGATCGACGAACTGCTGCAGAACGTGGTTCCCGTTTAA